GACGCTGACTACGTAGCCCGTTTCCTCTATATTCAATTTTTTTCCGTAACCACGGATTCTGTCTTCGATTATGGATATTATTTCGTTACCAGAAAGTTCCGGACTCATATCCATTACCCTTCTATTATTGTCCTTAATTCCTCAAGCCTTGACTTGATACTGTCGTCGATTACCTGAAAACCTATCCTTACGACCATTCCGCCTATTATCGACGGGTCAACTTCTTTTTTCAAAACTACCTCTTTACCGAATACCTTCTCGAGGGTTGCCTTTAGATCCTTTTCTTCGTCGGAGGTAAGCTCTACTGCGGTGATCACCCTGGCTATGCGGTAATCTTTATACCTTCGGTAAAATTCCATGTACTCCCGGTAGATGTCATCCAGAAAGTTCTGCCTGCCATCGTCTATCACCAGGCCGAAAAAGTTCATCATCTCCGGTGCTAGAATTCCCGAAAAGACATCCGAGATTACCCTTTTCTTTTCCTGCCTTTTGATCCCGGGGTGATGTAGAAAATCCCGAAAGGCGGTAGAATTTTTGACTGCGTATCTCATAAGATAAAGCTGGTCTTTAAATTCTTCCACCTTTCCGGTTTCCTTTGCCACCGAAAAAAGGGCACCGGCGTAAACCCTGCCTACTGCACCCACTTTTCGTCACCCATTCTCTCAATAGCCCTTCTGATGAGATAACGGTGTTCCTGGGGATTCAGCCGCTCCTCTATAATCTTTGCAGCCAGCATCACCGAAAGTTCGGCCACCCTCGACTTTACTTCGGAAATAGCTCTTTCTTTTTCCCTCTCTATTTCCTCCCGGGCTCGGGCAAGGAGCATGGAAGACCTTTCTTTCGCTTCCCGTTCGGCCTCTTCCTTAATGGCCCTCGCCTGCTCCCGGGCCACTTCGACCATCGCCCGGACTTCCTCCCCGGCCCTGTCCAGCTTTTCCCTGTAATTTTCGTAGAGCTGCCGTGCTTCCTTCAGTCGTTCCTCCGCCTCATCGAACTTTCTTTTAATTGATTCATCCCTCTTTTCCAGAAATTCGCGGACGGGCCTGAAAAAAAATCTGTTCATAAAGTAAAACAGGATGGCCACGTTTATCAGTTGAAGAATAACCGTAAATGGGTTGAGGAGCACGGTAAAATCCCCCCTGGAGTATTTTTAAAGCAGCCTAAGCAGCGGATTTGCGAAGATTAAAATGAGGGCTATTATGAGGCAATATATTGCGCTGGTCTCGGCTATGGCATCGCCTAAAAGCAGCGTCCTGATGATGTCACCCTGGGCTTCGGGCTGGCGCGCTACAGCTTCGGCAGCCTTGCCGGCGGCTATTCCCTGGCCGATACCGGTTCCCAACCCTCCTATCATTGCCAACCCAGCTCCCAGAGCCGAAAAAGCAAGTATCAGCGCCTTTCCGTCAATTCCAGGCATAAGAGACCTCCTCTCTGAATTTTAATCGGACATCGCGA
The DNA window shown above is from Thermosediminibacter oceani DSM 16646 and carries:
- the atpH gene encoding ATP synthase F1 subunit delta — translated: MGAVGRVYAGALFSVAKETGKVEEFKDQLYLMRYAVKNSTAFRDFLHHPGIKRQEKKRVISDVFSGILAPEMMNFFGLVIDDGRQNFLDDIYREYMEFYRRYKDYRIARVITAVELTSDEEKDLKATLEKVFGKEVVLKKEVDPSIIGGMVVRIGFQVIDDSIKSRLEELRTIIEG
- the atpF gene encoding F0F1 ATP synthase subunit B, whose amino-acid sequence is MLLNPFTVILQLINVAILFYFMNRFFFRPVREFLEKRDESIKRKFDEAEERLKEARQLYENYREKLDRAGEEVRAMVEVAREQARAIKEEAEREAKERSSMLLARAREEIEREKERAISEVKSRVAELSVMLAAKIIEERLNPQEHRYLIRRAIERMGDEKWVQ
- the atpE gene encoding ATP synthase F0 subunit C; its protein translation is MPGIDGKALILAFSALGAGLAMIGGLGTGIGQGIAAGKAAEAVARQPEAQGDIIRTLLLGDAIAETSAIYCLIIALILIFANPLLRLL